CCGTGCCGGAATATCGAAGGACAGCAACCCCGTGACGTTTTCAGTCATAAAATGACGCAACTCGACGCACAGGTCGCTGAACTGGATGCCCGGATCGAAAAAAATGTCCAAGACAGTGCCACTGCGGAAAAAGCCCGGCAGGCGCTGGATGCTTTGAAGGTGCGCAGTGCCGAACTCGACAAGCAGCAAACGCAACTCGAATCCCGCCGGCAAGCCAACGCCGGGCGCGCCGACGGTCTTGCCGCCCTTCAGGAGCGGCAGGCCAAAGCCGTCGAAAGTCTTGAAGAGCGTCGTAAGGAGCGTAAGGCTTTTGACGGCCTGGAGGAGGCATTGCTGCGGACTGAGCAGGAGAGGGCGACCTACCAGACGGCACGGGATAGCTTTTACGCCCATGCCAAAGATGCCGGCGAGCTAGACGCGCGGCAGAAGACCCTGACCCGCTGGCAGCATGCCCTCGACGGGCTGGTAGAGGATCGGAAGGCCAAACTTGCAGAGCGCGACCGCTGTCAAAAGGCATACGATCCCTCCCAGCATCAACGCACCCGGCAGCAAAAAGAACAACGGGTCGGCGAGATTGCCGGGCTGCAACAACGCATCAAGGGGCTGGAAAAAGACGATGAGCGTTTGACCGCCGACATTACCCGGTTAAAGCAGCTGCAAAAACTCATTGCCGAGCGCCTGGAGCAAAAGAAGCATTACGAGGAGCAGGAGCAACTGGTCAAGTATCTGCGCAATCGCGTCTTCCGCAATGTCTCCAACCGACTCTCCGAACGTTTCCGCGAGGAGATCAGCCAGCGGGCCGATCGCATTTATCGCACCATTGCCGAAGGCGATGAAGAGCTGCTGTGGGGGGATAACTACCAGGTTGTGCTGCGCGATATGGCCGACGGGCAGTTGCGCGAGCGCACCGACGATCAGCTCTCCGGCGGGCAGATGATGAGCGCCGTGGTCGCTCTGCGGCTGGCGTTGCTGCAGACCATCGGCGCGCGGGTAGCCTTCTTTGACGAACCGACCTCCAATCTCGACGCCGCCCGCCGCGAAAACCTGGCGCACGCTTTCCGCGCCATCGATGTGGGCCGTGAGGAGGTGACCGAGCATTGGTACGATCAGTTGTTCCTGGTCAGCCACGATGTCGCCTTCACGGAGATTACCGATCAGATGATACCGTTGGGAGAATAACGGATACGGTTTGATCCCGGTGGAGATTCTGTAACGGTCGTCAGCGGGGTCGGGGCCGTTGTTCTGTCCCTTTTTCTTTGACTTTCAGGTTTTTAAAAGTATGGATCAAAAAATTTACGACGTTGCCGTTGTCGGCGGAGGTCCCGCCGGGACCATGGCGGCGATCGGGCTGGCCAAGCGCGGCATCGATGTCTGCATCCTCGACAAGGCCGAACACCCGCGCTACAAGGTCTGCGGCGGAGGCCTTCTCCACCGCGCCGCGGAACGACTCCCCATCTCTCCGGAGCCTTTCACCGAGGTTGCGTGCCGTAATGTCGAGCTTAATTTTGGGGGCAGGCAGGAAGGCTTCGTTGTGCGCAGGGATTTTCCGGTGGTGAGAATGGTCATGCGGGCCGACCTCGATGCCGCCCTCTGGGAGGAAGCGGGCCGTTGCGGTGCCCACTGCCTGTCCGGACCCAAGGTCTGCGACCTCGAAACCTCCTCCGATTCGGTTCTTCTGAAGACCGACCGCGGAGAGGTCAGGGCGCGATTCGTGGTGGGGGCTGACGGCGTCAATAGCGTCGTGGCGCGCAGGGGAGGTTGGTCTCCCTCACCCCTTGCGATTGCGGCGCTCGAGTGCGAACTTGCCGTCGATGACGGAACCTACGGGCGTTTTTGCGATGCGGCCCGCTTCGACATCGATCATCCCCGGAGGGGCTACTCCTGGATCTTCCCGAAGAAAAATCATCTTTCGGTCGGCCTCTGCAGCATGGTTCGTCCGGTCTCGGGGAAGGGGCTGCGGGCAGATTTTCACGCTTACCTGAAAAATCAGGGCATCGTCCCAAAGGAACCGGGGGAAATCCACGCCGCACTGATCCCGGTTTTCCCCCGTCTTGGGCAGCTCGCAGACAAAGGGATCCTCTTGACAGGGGATGCCGCGGGACTGGCCGACCCTCTCACCGCCGAGGGGCTGACCGCAGCCCTCGAGAGTGGACGGCTCGCTGCCGGAGCGATCGCGGAGGGTGAGATGAAGCGGGAGAAGGTCCAGGCGATTTACCGGCAGAAGCTCGCCGAAGGGTTGCTGGCCGACATCGAGGTTTCCCGCAAGCTGGCCGTACTGCTTTATCACCACCCGCACCTGCGGAACCTGATCTTCCGTTTTTACGGCCAGGCTTTCGTGGAAAAAATGACCGACATTATGACCGGCAAGCGGAACTTCCGGAGCGTCAATCTGTCGCCGTCTTCCTTTCTGAAACTTGCGAAGTTCTGGAGATAAGGGAGCGGGGAAGTGCCGGGTTGCATCCACGATGTTGGCTTTACCGGCATTATCGTCCGGATGATCTGGCAGCGGCATTAAACACACGGTTTTGTCCCGCCCGGCGGCGTTTCCGTGCCTCTTGTTCTGATCGGTGTCTGCGTGAGGGATTACGGTTTTTCAAGGGAATCCAGAGGGCTGGCCACCGCATTGATATCCTTGGCCATGACATGGGTGTAAATCTCAGTGGTTTTGACGTCGGCATGCCCCATCAGTTCCTGCACCACGCGGATATTCACACCGTTTTCCAGCAAGTGGGTCGCGAACGAATGGCGAAAGGTATGACAGCCGACTCTTTTATGGATTCCGGCACGGTTTACCGCAACCTTTACCGCCTTTTGCAAGCCGGACTCAAGGACATGATGGCGGCGAATCTTGCCGGAGCGTGGATCGGTGCTACGCCCTCTGGCCGGGAAGAGATATTGCCAGCCAAACTCCTGTGGTGCTTTAGGGTATTTTTTTGCCAGGGCATGGGGGAGAAAAACTGTACCGTAACCATCAGCCAGGTCCTGTTCATGCAGCTGTTTGACCTTCTCGACGTGTTTTTGCAATGCTCTTTTCATGGAGGCGGGAAAAATGGTTGTGCGATCCTTTCCGCCCTTGCCATCGCGAAGATAGATAAGGTTCCTTTCAAAATCGAGACCCTGAATGCGTAATCGTATGCATTCCATTAATCGCAATCCCCCGCCATATAACAGTTGGGTCATCAGCAAATGTGTGCCCGTCATTTGATTGAGTACCTTTTGGACCTCCCCCTGGCTTAAAACGATCGGTGGTCGCCGTTTCCTTTTGGCTCTAATGTGTTCAAGTATTTCGTCAACCGGTTGATCAAGTACCCTCTTGTAAAGAAATATAATGGCATTTAATGCCTGTCGCTGCGTTGCGGCGGATACATTTCCCTCGGTTGCCAAATGACTCAAAAAGGATTCGATTTCCCCTTTGCCCATATCCTTGGGATGGATCTTCGCATCGAAAAACCTGATGAAGCGAACGATCCACTGGCAATAATTCTGTTCAGTTCGGTAGGCATAGTGGTGATATCGCAGCACCTCACGGACCTGGTCCATGAGTTTCAGTTCAGGATTTGGATGGAACTTTTGCTTGTTTTTCATAAGAAAAATTTATATTATCAGCAGATGGAAAAATCAAGGGGATATTTTCCACTTTTTACCCTTTAATAATGCAATAAGTGGAAAAATTTGCCTGCTATAAGGGTGTTATGCTGGAAAATTTTCCACTTAACCACAATGTTGGAGAATATTGTGATTGAAATTCCGCGAATAGTTGAAATTGGTTCAAATCCCTTGTGGCTATTTAGTTTTCTGGCACTATTGCTTGCCGGTCTCCACCTTTGGCTTGTCTTTTGGAAGCCAATAGGTGAGGTATGGTGGAAGCGTTTGGATTATATATGGCTAACTGTTGGGTCCCGGATGATTCCATTAGCAGAAAAAGCTTCCCGTTATTCTTAGCTCGGGATATGCTTTTTGATATTCTCTGCGGTGAAATCTAAAGGAGTCTGATATGACGATACGGTTACATGTCAGGTCCCGCATGATTCCTGACCTGTTTACGGAAAAGTTTTGGTTTCTTTTTTTGCCAATCCTTCAGCGCTTGTATGGGAGCTTTATGCCCCAACGCTCGCTGAGGAATATGCTGGTTGTATAGATAACCATAACGTAACAATGTCTGCTCCAAATTTTCGGCGGAATCGAACCGGGTTGTTGCCAAAACCTCGCTGATGCGACCGTTGAATCGCTCAACCATCCCGTTGGTCTGAGGGTGGCGTGGAGGAATAAGCCGATGTTCAATACCATGCTGAACGCAGGTTTTGTCGAATACATGATTCCCTGTTGGCTTTCTCTCTCCAGCAGTGGAAAATCGATCCGTGAATGCCTTGTCGTTGTCGGTGAGCAATTTTTTGATCACAAATGGCGCTTTGGCTACCAGGCGATTCAAAAAGCCCTTTGCGGCTTGGGCGGATTTGCTCTTGCACACTTCCAGGTAAACCCAGCGGGTAGCACGGTCGATGCCTACAAACAGGTAACGCCGAGAGGTTTCGTCCGGCATCTGTGGCAAATATTTGATATCGACATGAACGAACCCCGGATCGTAGTTTTTAAATGTTTTGGGCTTGTTGTTGGCCGTTTCCTCTTTCGGGATCAGGTCCGCCAATCGGGATACCCCATGTCGTCGCAAACAACGGTCAAGTCCCGCACGAGAGACGTCAGCATTGACAAATTCCCGAGTGACGACCAGGAGATCATCGAGAGACAACAACAAAGAGCGACGCAACTCGATGACAACGGCTTCCTGGGCTTCGGTCATCGTTGTATTCAGTCGGTGTGCCGTATGAGACCGATCGTGAACATCGTCACGTTTGCGCCAGCGACGTACCGTGTCAATGGATATGCCCAGTTCTTTAGCTAAAGCCTTGTGCGATTTTTCCGACTCTTGGATATATCGTCGGATTTTCGGGGTCGTTGTGGCATTAGCGTGTAACCGTATCGTCATATCAGACTCCTTTAGATTTCACCGCAGAGAATATCAAAAAGCATATCCCGAGCTAAGAATAACGGGAAGCTTTTTCTGCTAATGGAATCATCCGGGACCCAACAGTTAAAGAGGATGTTGAAGAAATAATCAAAAGTGGCACTCAAGAACCAGTGCACCATGAACTTTTCAGAGAGGCTTGGGGGTAAAGGAATGGAAATGGTAGAAGCGCACTTATTACTGGGCTTTCTGCACTAGAGGTGGCTGTCAAGACAACGATAGGAACTCTTGTTCCTAATTCTAATTGGCTTGTTGAAAATGTTCCTAGCCCTCCTGTGTCTCGGTTACTAATTGAATACCTGCCGACGTTACCAGTGGGTAATACTGTAGGTGGAAAGGTGCTTCCACCACCAAAAACTACTATGGAAGTAATAAAGAAAGCAGTAACTATTAGAAATAGAATAGCTCACATCGGCGCTAAAGCCCCAAGCGACGACACGTTAGATGAAATTCTAGACGCAATACAAGATACTCTTTGGCTATTGGACTATTACTGCGGTCATGCGTGGGCGTATGAACATATATCAAATACCACAAGGCAAGAGCTAGAAAGTTAATAATGTTTAAAAGTACCCCTAACAATGCCATAAACGCGGACCGCAAAAAGCTGCGCTATGCTCCGCATTTTGCGTCCGGTTATGGCTGGCGTTAGGCTTAAGCCATCAAAAAGGGATTATGAATACTTGGCTCAATTCACCGGACAAGATTATTGCAAACCTTCGCGGGGCACCAGAGAGGATGCATAAGGTCGATTCTGTTCTAGGGGATAGGACCTTTACGCAATTTTCAGAAGCAATAGCCAAGATTCTGAGGCACTCTGAAGTTGAGCAAAACTGCATTAACCAGCTACTTCCTAGAGAGCTTGGCGCTGATGTTTGCATTAATCTTTTTAGCGCAGCAGCTGAATTTGAGACGGGCATAAATGTACTAAGACTATCGAATGCGCCTGCTTCGCAGCGCCAGGGGCGCGTCGCATCTGAATTAATAGCCTTGAGTATTCTTATTGCCCTACCAGACAAACTTATACGAAGACTTCCCCCGAAATTACAGTTGGTCAAAAAGCTCTCTGAAAACCCTGGTAAAAAGGTTGTCGATTTGTACAAAACTCAAATGACATTTCAGGGTAGAAAACCCATTAGAATTGAACCTCAGGTGAAAGGCAACATGATCTACCCTGCTTTCCTTTCTGCCCTTAGAAACATATTAAATGCCCCTTGTGAAATTGTTGAGAATCTAAAGCTTTACCGTGAAACAGTGCAGCATCCTGCTTCACATGCTAGCTTGGAAGTTGGTCTTTTCCATTTCGAAGGTTTTGATGGTGGGCGCTCTGGGGCAACCTTTATGGAGGAAAGAACAGACACCTACAAGAATTCGGTTAAGGATCTTACTAATTTAGCCATTTGGCACGCGAGAGCTTTGGATGCAACATACCGCTTTTTGAAAGACTCAGAGGACGCCTAACCAAATGCTCAAGCGGACTGGGTGATACTTTGGCGGTTCGCGTATAGGTTTCTACACACTTGAAAAGGACCAGCTCCAGCCCGCTTAGCACGGTCCGTTAGCTGAGGACCAAGATGAGGCATCAAGATCCCCCCAAACGAATAACTATAACGAGAGAGAACCTCAGCAACTGGTCAACGTTTCAGAAACTGTATGATGAAGGCAAAGTGCTTTTCGATAATATGGGTACGCTCCGTTACCTGCATGGCGCTCCTGTTGGAGATATGGTTCTTGTTCGAGTGAACAGGGATGGTAAGGCCGTCTACAAAGAGTCGGCTGAGAACTGGTTTGATCCTGACAGTCCTGCAGCCGAAAAGTTTGTATGGCCAAAATGATCGGCTAACCATGGGGTAGAGCGGGACGCGAAATTGCGGGGTGTCTTTTTTTAAGCGGTTTACCGCGCGCCCCTCACCCCGAACGTTATAAAAACGTTCTGAGCAGCATAATATGAAAAGTATGAACAAAATCTTAACATTGGGTCCTCAAGGGACCTTTTCTGATGCAGCAACCTCGAAGTATACCGATACCTTAGGAGGGTCATGGCAGGTGGTGTATTTCCCCTCAATAGGAAGTGCATTAAAGGCAATTGGAAAAACATGTGAGATTGGTGTCCTTCCAATCGAAAACTTTTCAGAAGGTTTTATCCCATTGGTGCTTGATCAGCTAGTTAGTGCTGAACTGAGAATCATTGGCGAAATTATGCTGCCGGTTCATTTCTGCCTCGTAAGCATGACCAATGAACTGTCGAAGATCAATCAGCTGTTTGTCCAATTTGTTGCAAAAGGGCAGTGCAGTGAGTTTATTGAATCTCTAGGTAAGATCGAAATTGTTACAACTGAGAGCAATATAGAATCATTAGATCTTGCCCGAAATACGGCTGACAAGAGTGCTGCTATCGTGCCGTTAGGCTCCTTTAGACCAAACGATTTTCCGTTAGTGGTTGAAAACATAAATGATTTCAAGAAGAATCAAACTCGATTCCTCGCATTATCGAACAACACGAGGGCATCAGAACAGATTGGGGGCGAGGAATACAAAACCAGCATTGTGGTATTGGACGACAAAGACCGTCCCGGCTTACTTAGTGAGATATTGAACTCATTTTCCAAGAGGACAATCAATCTTGTTTTGCCTCAGTCGGAATTGGAATATCAGCCCTGTTGAGTTAGTGGGTTAAAAGTCTCCCTTTCCGGGACCCTATGGTGTTGGGCAGGCCGGATTTTTTCCTGCCGCCTTTTTTGTTTTCTTGCCTCTCGCGCTGCTTCGAGTTTGCTGTCACGTTCTTTGAATATCTGTTCTTCGCGGCCTTCCAGTTTAACTTTGGGGGCCACGTAGCCCAGCGCGCTGTGCAGTCGCTCGTCATTGTAGTAGCGAATATAGTCTGCCACTTGTGCTCTGGCCTCTTCAAGCGACAGTGGGACTTTTGGGCGGATACATTCCTGCTTGATGGTGCCGTGGAAACGCTCCAGTTTGCCATTGCTTTGCGGATAGTAAGGCGA
This DNA window, taken from Syntrophotalea carbinolica DSM 2380, encodes the following:
- a CDS encoding NAD(P)/FAD-dependent oxidoreductase, which translates into the protein MDQKIYDVAVVGGGPAGTMAAIGLAKRGIDVCILDKAEHPRYKVCGGGLLHRAAERLPISPEPFTEVACRNVELNFGGRQEGFVVRRDFPVVRMVMRADLDAALWEEAGRCGAHCLSGPKVCDLETSSDSVLLKTDRGEVRARFVVGADGVNSVVARRGGWSPSPLAIAALECELAVDDGTYGRFCDAARFDIDHPRRGYSWIFPKKNHLSVGLCSMVRPVSGKGLRADFHAYLKNQGIVPKEPGEIHAALIPVFPRLGQLADKGILLTGDAAGLADPLTAEGLTAALESGRLAAGAIAEGEMKREKVQAIYRQKLAEGLLADIEVSRKLAVLLYHHPHLRNLIFRFYGQAFVEKMTDIMTGKRNFRSVNLSPSSFLKLAKFWR
- a CDS encoding integron integrase encodes the protein MKNKQKFHPNPELKLMDQVREVLRYHHYAYRTEQNYCQWIVRFIRFFDAKIHPKDMGKGEIESFLSHLATEGNVSAATQRQALNAIIFLYKRVLDQPVDEILEHIRAKRKRRPPIVLSQGEVQKVLNQMTGTHLLMTQLLYGGGLRLMECIRLRIQGLDFERNLIYLRDGKGGKDRTTIFPASMKRALQKHVEKVKQLHEQDLADGYGTVFLPHALAKKYPKAPQEFGWQYLFPARGRSTDPRSGKIRRHHVLESGLQKAVKVAVNRAGIHKRVGCHTFRHSFATHLLENGVNIRVVQELMGHADVKTTEIYTHVMAKDINAVASPLDSLEKP
- a CDS encoding IS481-like element ISPca3 family transposase; the protein is MTIRLHANATTTPKIRRYIQESEKSHKALAKELGISIDTVRRWRKRDDVHDRSHTAHRLNTTMTEAQEAVVIELRRSLLLSLDDLLVVTREFVNADVSRAGLDRCLRRHGVSRLADLIPKEETANNKPKTFKNYDPGFVHVDIKYLPQMPDETSRRYLFVGIDRATRWVYLEVCKSKSAQAAKGFLNRLVAKAPFVIKKLLTDNDKAFTDRFSTAGERKPTGNHVFDKTCVQHGIEHRLIPPRHPQTNGMVERFNGRISEVLATTRFDSAENLEQTLLRYGYLYNQHIPQRALGHKAPIQALKDWQKKKPKLFRKQVRNHAGPDM
- a CDS encoding prephenate dehydratase; this encodes MKSMNKILTLGPQGTFSDAATSKYTDTLGGSWQVVYFPSIGSALKAIGKTCEIGVLPIENFSEGFIPLVLDQLVSAELRIIGEIMLPVHFCLVSMTNELSKINQLFVQFVAKGQCSEFIESLGKIEIVTTESNIESLDLARNTADKSAAIVPLGSFRPNDFPLVVENINDFKKNQTRFLALSNNTRASEQIGGEEYKTSIVVLDDKDRPGLLSEILNSFSKRTINLVLPQSELEYQPC